In Xiphias gladius isolate SHS-SW01 ecotype Sanya breed wild chromosome 6, ASM1685928v1, whole genome shotgun sequence, a single genomic region encodes these proteins:
- the pdcb gene encoding phosducin b — MSDRVIDLEETVTHTGPKGVINDWRKFKLESMDQENLPPAKRELLRQMSSPNRPKDDSRANLNRKMSVQEYELLKEEDEGCLKKYRRRCMQEMHDKLSFGPKFESVHDLDSGEAFLEVIEKEHHSTVVVVHIYKVGVKGCEEINHCLDCLATEYPTVKFCRIDAVASGAAERFSDEVLPTLLVYKAGELLGNFLACTQHLNEEFFATDVEAFLNSYGLLPEKELPGLEDEEENDVE; from the exons ATGTCTGACAGAGTGATTGATTTGGAAGAGACCGTGACCCACACAG GTCCAAAAGGAGTCATCAATGACTGGAGGAAGTTTAAGCTGGAAAGCATGGACCAAGAAAACTTGCCACCTGCGAAAAGGGAACTGCTCAGACAGATGTCATCCCCTAACAGGCCAAAAGATGACTCCAGAGCAAACCTTAACCGCAAG atgaGTGTCCAAGAGTATGAACTGCTTaaggaggaggacgagggaTGTCTAAAGAAATACAGGCGGAGGTGCATGCAGGAGATGCATGATAAGCTCAGCTTCGGGCCCAAGTTTGAAAGTGTGCATGACCTGGACAGTGGAGAGGCCTTCCTAGAAGTCATTGAGAAAGAGCATCACAGCACAGTGGTGGTGGTCCACATCTATAAGGTTGGAGTCAAAGGTTGTGAGGAGATAAACCACTGCCTTGACTGCCTGGCCACAGAGTACCCCACTGTAAAGTTCTGCAGGATCGATGCGGTTGCATCAGGCGCTGCCGAGCGGTTCTCAGATGAAGTTTTGCCTACGCTGCTGGTATACAAGGCTGGAGAACTACTTGGGAACTTCTTGGCCTGCACACAGCACCTAAACGAGGAGTTCTTCGCCACTGATGTGGAGGCTTTCCTGAACAGCTATGGCCTGTTGCCGGAGAAAGAGCTGCCTGGCttggaagatgaagaggaaaacGATGTAGAGTAA